One genomic region from Pagrus major chromosome 24, Pma_NU_1.0 encodes:
- the mcf2la gene encoding guanine nucleotide exchange factor DBS isoform X1 translates to MGITCRSCEVQSGKSAEVWCPGARMGQQQSVPEDLDQTPEVLSTTSDDILQREEGLLCAEIGSELQKQFAILPGGRGINGSPIIVFPEFPAFGELEEEEVQNVLSYLASVPSVAASGEGFILVIDRRLDRWAAVRATLLRIAGSFPGNLHLVLVLRPTTLLQRTLSDFLFKFNRDEFKMKVVMLSSVTELHAYIDPGQLTTELGGTQEYCHDSWISHRTAIEAFALMVKTTAQTLQAFGTELAETELPNDAEATTNLLHTHTLKKDKMKEDLQVALSQGGRLLECINEPLQTDPEYSMTYDELENLATVQRLLGQLDETEAAFDDFWERHRTKLEQCLQLRHFEHHFREVRAQLDVTSERLAGFSEVSVSPAHAEHVLRELSGHEDKACDALDRALSLAAEGDMLIENSHYAEDSIRPKCSELRGVCEEISSTLRSKKSLLLRAMELHNALEKASRWCEEGIFLLASQSVDRCQSQDGAEAALQELERYLDTASLHTLADRNAICCQYEATLTAQLRDQVERVFQKQSSVQEMFEKRRVSLKKLAAKQTRPVQPVAPRPEVKSPLSSPNQQRKERRYSADNAICKKVESPIHNGGTRHASLSEEEENLAVLRRHVMNELLETERAYVEELLCVLEGYAAEMDNPAMAHLIPSTLLSKKDVLFGNMSEIYQFHKRTFLKELEAYTDCPELVGRCFLERMKDLQIYEAYCQNKPRSESLWRQCSDCAFFQECQKKLEHKLGLDSYLLKPVQRITKYQLLLKELLKYSKGCDGCDDLQEALSSILGILKAVNDSMHLIAITGYEGNLSELGRLLMQGSFSVWTEHKKGHAKVKDLARFKPMQRHLFLHQKALLFCKRREENGEGYEKAPSYSFKHSLSMSAVGITENAKGDNKKFEIWCNSRDEVFIAQAPTPEIKTAWVNEIRKVLTQQLQACRDASQQKSSDPVSPSPTSNNTSISLSPFRSSSQKNQKKQEEKKVEASTISEVNSSSSPKHKGWNKASLSVDASEENDGYSSGEDPMNSDPEDDIVKKLAPGKYTVVTDCEKAGPQELSVKSGDMVQLIREGEDGQWFVKNLRTSKEGWVAAANLLSLISESKSSQSLSSSDGSVSGNLSTSSSCSETYTSYSDIKP, encoded by the exons ATGACATcctgcagagggaggagggtcTCCTGTGTGCAGAAATCGGCTCTGAACTCCAGAAACAGTTTGCCATCCTGCCAG GGGGCCGCGGGATAAACGGCAGCCCCATCATCGTCTTCCCAGAGTTCCCGGCTTTCGgcgagctggaggaggaggaggtccaAAATGTCCTCAGCTACCTCGCCAGCGTCCCCAG CGTCGCAGCATCAGGAGAGGGTTTCATCCTGGTCATCGACAGACGACTGGACCGATGGGCCGCCGTCAGGGCTACCCTGCTCCGCATCGCT ggCTCATTTCCAGGGAACTTACACTTGGTTCTGGTGTTGCGTCCCACGACTTTGCTCCAGCGGACTCTGTCAGACTTCCTGTTCAAGTTCAACAGGGATGAGTTCAAAATGAAG GTGGTGATGCTGAGTTCGGTGACTGAGCTCCATGCTTATATCGACCCAGGACAACTGACCACAGAGCTGGGAGGCACGCAGGAGTACTGCCATGACAGCTGGATTTCACACCGcact GCGATCGAGGCTTTCGCCCTCATGGTGAAGACCACGGCTCAGACCCTGCAGGCATTCGGCACTGAGCTCGCAGAGACAGAGTTACCTAACGATGCCGAGGCCACCACCaacctgctgcacacacacactctgaagaAGGACAAGATGAAG GAGGACCTACAGGTGGCGCTCTCTCAAGGGGGGCGCCTGTTGGAGTGTATCAACGAACCTCTACAGACGGACCCTGAATACAGCATGACTTACGATGAACTGGAAAACTTAGCTACTGTACAGAG acTCCTGGGTCAGCTTGACGAAACAGAGGCGGCGTTCGATGACTTCTGGGAACGTCACCGCACCAAGCTGGAACAGTGTTTACAGCTCCGCCATTTTGAACATCACTTCCGTGAA GTGCGCGCCCAGCTCGATGTGACATCGGAGCGATTGGCGGGTTTCTCTGAGGTCAGCGTGAGCCCCGCCCACGCTGAGCACGTCCTCCGAGAGCTCAGCGGCCATGAGGATAAGGCCTgc GACGCACTGGACCGTGCCCTATCCCTGGCTGCCGAAGGTGACATGTTGATAGAAAATTCCCACTATGCCGAGGACTCCATCAGGCCCAAGTGCAGCGAGCTGAGAGGAGTGTGCGAGGAGATCAGCTCAACCTTGAGGAGCAAGAAGAGCCTCCTGCTCAGGGCCATGGAGCTCCACAACGCTCTGGAGAAG GCGTCACGGTGGTGTGAGGAGGGCATCTTCCTGTTGGCCAGCCAGTCGGTGGACCGCTGTCAGTCTCAGGATGGAGCTGAAGCAGCTCTGCAAGAACTGGAGAGATACCTGGACACGGCGTCGCTGCACACCCTCGCCGACCGCAACGCCATCTGCTGCCAGTACGAGGCAACGCTCACAGCTCAGCTCAGG GACCAGGTAGAGAGAGTTTTCCAGAAGCAAAGCTCGGTCCAGGAGATGTTTGAGAAGAGACGCGTCAGCCTGAAGAAACTCGCCGCCAAACAGACCAGACCAGTACAGCCGGTAGCACCAAGACCGGAAGTGAAGTCTCCGCTCTCCTCTCCCA atcaacagaggaaagagagaagataCTCTGCAGATAATGCTATCTGCAAAAAG GTGGAGTCTCCCATACATAACGGTGGCACCAGACATGCTTCTCtctcagaagaagaagaaaacctgGCAGTGCTTAGGCG CCACGTTATGAATGAACTGCTGGAGACGGAGAGAGCATACGTGGAGGAGCTACTGTGTGTGCTGGAG GGCTATGCAGCTGAGATGGACAACCCTGCCATGGCTCACCTCATCCCCAGCACCCTGCTCAGCAAGAAGGACGTTCTGTTTGGCAACATGTCTGAAATCTATCAGTTTCATAAGAG GACATTTCTAAAGGAACTGGAAGCGTACACTGACTGCCCAGAACTGGTGGGCCGCTGCTTTTTAGAAAGG ATGAAGGACCTACAGATCTACGAGGCTTACTGCCAGAATAAACCTCGCTCTGAGAGCTTGTGGAGACAGTGCTCCGACTGTGCCTTCTTCCAG GAGTGCCAGAAGAAGCTGGAACATAAACTTGGTTTGGACTCCTACCTCCTTAAACCTGTCCAGCGAATCACCAAGTACCAGCTACTGCTTAAG gagtTGTTAAAGTACAGTAAGGGCTGCGACGGCTGTGATGACCTACAGGAAGCTCTCTCCTCAATCCTGGGGATCCTGAAAGCTGTTAACGACTCCATGCACCTCATCGCCATCACAGGATACGAG GGCAACCTGTCAGAGCTGGGCCGCCTGCTAATGCAGGGCTCCTTCAGCGTGTGGACGGAGCATAAAAAAGGTCACGCCAAGGTGAAGGACCTGGCCCGCTTTAAGCCCATGCAGAGGCACCTGTTCCTGCACCAGAAGGCCCTGCTCTTCTgcaagaggagggaggagaacgGGGAGGGCTACGAGAAAGCTCCGTCCTACAGCTTCAAACACTCCCTCAGT ATGAGTGCGGTGGGCATTACAGAGAACGCTAAAGGAGACAACAAGAAGTTTGAGATTTGGTGTAACTCGAGAGATGAAGTTTTTATCGCGCAG GCTCCGACACCAGAGATTAAAACGGCGTGGGTGAACGAGATCCGCAAAGTCCTGACCCAGCAGCTCCAAGCCTGCAGAG ATGCCAGTCAGCAGAAGAGCTCGGACCCTGTTTCGCCGAGTCCCACCAGCAACAACACCTCCATCTCCCTCAG TCCCTTTCGTAGCAGCAGTCAGAAAAACcagaagaagcaggaggagaagaaggtggAGGCGAGCACAATCTCTGAAGTCAACTCCTCGTCTTCGCCGAAACACAAAG GCTGGAACAAGGCGTCTCTCTCGGTGGATGCCTCAGAAGAGAATGATGGGTACTCCAGCGGCGAGGACCCCATGAACTCTGACCCCGAGGACGACATTGTAAAGAAGCTG GCTCCAGGAAAGTATACAGTGGTGACGGACTGTGAGAAGGCGGGACCTCAGGAGCTGTCTGTCAAGAGTGGAGACATGGTCCAGCTAAtcagagaaggagaggatggACAGTG GTTTGTGAAGAACCTTCGTACCAGTAAGGAGGGCTGGGTGGCAGCAGCAAACCTCCTCAGCCTCATCTCAGAGTCCAAATCATCCCAGTCACTCAGCAGCTCAG ATGGCAGCGTCTCCGGGAACCTCAGcacttcctccagctgcagTGAGACCTACACCAGTTACTCCGACATCAAACCCTGA
- the mcf2la gene encoding guanine nucleotide exchange factor DBS isoform X2, with protein MCIGGHTCTGNTMALNRVSQLCHDITRLWLQLKMMTDDILQREEGLLCAEIGSELQKQFAILPGGRGINGSPIIVFPEFPAFGELEEEEVQNVLSYLASVPSVAASGEGFILVIDRRLDRWAAVRATLLRIAGSFPGNLHLVLVLRPTTLLQRTLSDFLFKFNRDEFKMKVVMLSSVTELHAYIDPGQLTTELGGTQEYCHDSWISHRTAIEAFALMVKTTAQTLQAFGTELAETELPNDAEATTNLLHTHTLKKDKMKEDLQVALSQGGRLLECINEPLQTDPEYSMTYDELENLATVQRLLGQLDETEAAFDDFWERHRTKLEQCLQLRHFEHHFREVRAQLDVTSERLAGFSEVSVSPAHAEHVLRELSGHEDKACDALDRALSLAAEGDMLIENSHYAEDSIRPKCSELRGVCEEISSTLRSKKSLLLRAMELHNALEKASRWCEEGIFLLASQSVDRCQSQDGAEAALQELERYLDTASLHTLADRNAICCQYEATLTAQLRDQVERVFQKQSSVQEMFEKRRVSLKKLAAKQTRPVQPVAPRPEVKSPLSSPNQQRKERRYSADNAICKKVESPIHNGGTRHASLSEEEENLAVLRRHVMNELLETERAYVEELLCVLEGYAAEMDNPAMAHLIPSTLLSKKDVLFGNMSEIYQFHKRTFLKELEAYTDCPELVGRCFLERMKDLQIYEAYCQNKPRSESLWRQCSDCAFFQECQKKLEHKLGLDSYLLKPVQRITKYQLLLKELLKYSKGCDGCDDLQEALSSILGILKAVNDSMHLIAITGYEGNLSELGRLLMQGSFSVWTEHKKGHAKVKDLARFKPMQRHLFLHQKALLFCKRREENGEGYEKAPSYSFKHSLSMSAVGITENAKGDNKKFEIWCNSRDEVFIAQAPTPEIKTAWVNEIRKVLTQQLQACRDASQQKSSDPVSPSPTSNNTSISLSPFRSSSQKNQKKQEEKKVEASTISEVNSSSSPKHKGWNKASLSVDASEENDGYSSGEDPMNSDPEDDIVKKLAPGKYTVVTDCEKAGPQELSVKSGDMVQLIREGEDGQWFVKNLRTSKEGWVAAANLLSLISESKSSQSLSSSDGSVSGNLSTSSSCSETYTSYSDIKP; from the exons ATGACATcctgcagagggaggagggtcTCCTGTGTGCAGAAATCGGCTCTGAACTCCAGAAACAGTTTGCCATCCTGCCAG GGGGCCGCGGGATAAACGGCAGCCCCATCATCGTCTTCCCAGAGTTCCCGGCTTTCGgcgagctggaggaggaggaggtccaAAATGTCCTCAGCTACCTCGCCAGCGTCCCCAG CGTCGCAGCATCAGGAGAGGGTTTCATCCTGGTCATCGACAGACGACTGGACCGATGGGCCGCCGTCAGGGCTACCCTGCTCCGCATCGCT ggCTCATTTCCAGGGAACTTACACTTGGTTCTGGTGTTGCGTCCCACGACTTTGCTCCAGCGGACTCTGTCAGACTTCCTGTTCAAGTTCAACAGGGATGAGTTCAAAATGAAG GTGGTGATGCTGAGTTCGGTGACTGAGCTCCATGCTTATATCGACCCAGGACAACTGACCACAGAGCTGGGAGGCACGCAGGAGTACTGCCATGACAGCTGGATTTCACACCGcact GCGATCGAGGCTTTCGCCCTCATGGTGAAGACCACGGCTCAGACCCTGCAGGCATTCGGCACTGAGCTCGCAGAGACAGAGTTACCTAACGATGCCGAGGCCACCACCaacctgctgcacacacacactctgaagaAGGACAAGATGAAG GAGGACCTACAGGTGGCGCTCTCTCAAGGGGGGCGCCTGTTGGAGTGTATCAACGAACCTCTACAGACGGACCCTGAATACAGCATGACTTACGATGAACTGGAAAACTTAGCTACTGTACAGAG acTCCTGGGTCAGCTTGACGAAACAGAGGCGGCGTTCGATGACTTCTGGGAACGTCACCGCACCAAGCTGGAACAGTGTTTACAGCTCCGCCATTTTGAACATCACTTCCGTGAA GTGCGCGCCCAGCTCGATGTGACATCGGAGCGATTGGCGGGTTTCTCTGAGGTCAGCGTGAGCCCCGCCCACGCTGAGCACGTCCTCCGAGAGCTCAGCGGCCATGAGGATAAGGCCTgc GACGCACTGGACCGTGCCCTATCCCTGGCTGCCGAAGGTGACATGTTGATAGAAAATTCCCACTATGCCGAGGACTCCATCAGGCCCAAGTGCAGCGAGCTGAGAGGAGTGTGCGAGGAGATCAGCTCAACCTTGAGGAGCAAGAAGAGCCTCCTGCTCAGGGCCATGGAGCTCCACAACGCTCTGGAGAAG GCGTCACGGTGGTGTGAGGAGGGCATCTTCCTGTTGGCCAGCCAGTCGGTGGACCGCTGTCAGTCTCAGGATGGAGCTGAAGCAGCTCTGCAAGAACTGGAGAGATACCTGGACACGGCGTCGCTGCACACCCTCGCCGACCGCAACGCCATCTGCTGCCAGTACGAGGCAACGCTCACAGCTCAGCTCAGG GACCAGGTAGAGAGAGTTTTCCAGAAGCAAAGCTCGGTCCAGGAGATGTTTGAGAAGAGACGCGTCAGCCTGAAGAAACTCGCCGCCAAACAGACCAGACCAGTACAGCCGGTAGCACCAAGACCGGAAGTGAAGTCTCCGCTCTCCTCTCCCA atcaacagaggaaagagagaagataCTCTGCAGATAATGCTATCTGCAAAAAG GTGGAGTCTCCCATACATAACGGTGGCACCAGACATGCTTCTCtctcagaagaagaagaaaacctgGCAGTGCTTAGGCG CCACGTTATGAATGAACTGCTGGAGACGGAGAGAGCATACGTGGAGGAGCTACTGTGTGTGCTGGAG GGCTATGCAGCTGAGATGGACAACCCTGCCATGGCTCACCTCATCCCCAGCACCCTGCTCAGCAAGAAGGACGTTCTGTTTGGCAACATGTCTGAAATCTATCAGTTTCATAAGAG GACATTTCTAAAGGAACTGGAAGCGTACACTGACTGCCCAGAACTGGTGGGCCGCTGCTTTTTAGAAAGG ATGAAGGACCTACAGATCTACGAGGCTTACTGCCAGAATAAACCTCGCTCTGAGAGCTTGTGGAGACAGTGCTCCGACTGTGCCTTCTTCCAG GAGTGCCAGAAGAAGCTGGAACATAAACTTGGTTTGGACTCCTACCTCCTTAAACCTGTCCAGCGAATCACCAAGTACCAGCTACTGCTTAAG gagtTGTTAAAGTACAGTAAGGGCTGCGACGGCTGTGATGACCTACAGGAAGCTCTCTCCTCAATCCTGGGGATCCTGAAAGCTGTTAACGACTCCATGCACCTCATCGCCATCACAGGATACGAG GGCAACCTGTCAGAGCTGGGCCGCCTGCTAATGCAGGGCTCCTTCAGCGTGTGGACGGAGCATAAAAAAGGTCACGCCAAGGTGAAGGACCTGGCCCGCTTTAAGCCCATGCAGAGGCACCTGTTCCTGCACCAGAAGGCCCTGCTCTTCTgcaagaggagggaggagaacgGGGAGGGCTACGAGAAAGCTCCGTCCTACAGCTTCAAACACTCCCTCAGT ATGAGTGCGGTGGGCATTACAGAGAACGCTAAAGGAGACAACAAGAAGTTTGAGATTTGGTGTAACTCGAGAGATGAAGTTTTTATCGCGCAG GCTCCGACACCAGAGATTAAAACGGCGTGGGTGAACGAGATCCGCAAAGTCCTGACCCAGCAGCTCCAAGCCTGCAGAG ATGCCAGTCAGCAGAAGAGCTCGGACCCTGTTTCGCCGAGTCCCACCAGCAACAACACCTCCATCTCCCTCAG TCCCTTTCGTAGCAGCAGTCAGAAAAACcagaagaagcaggaggagaagaaggtggAGGCGAGCACAATCTCTGAAGTCAACTCCTCGTCTTCGCCGAAACACAAAG GCTGGAACAAGGCGTCTCTCTCGGTGGATGCCTCAGAAGAGAATGATGGGTACTCCAGCGGCGAGGACCCCATGAACTCTGACCCCGAGGACGACATTGTAAAGAAGCTG GCTCCAGGAAAGTATACAGTGGTGACGGACTGTGAGAAGGCGGGACCTCAGGAGCTGTCTGTCAAGAGTGGAGACATGGTCCAGCTAAtcagagaaggagaggatggACAGTG GTTTGTGAAGAACCTTCGTACCAGTAAGGAGGGCTGGGTGGCAGCAGCAAACCTCCTCAGCCTCATCTCAGAGTCCAAATCATCCCAGTCACTCAGCAGCTCAG ATGGCAGCGTCTCCGGGAACCTCAGcacttcctccagctgcagTGAGACCTACACCAGTTACTCCGACATCAAACCCTGA
- the mcf2la gene encoding guanine nucleotide exchange factor DBS isoform X3 has product MGITCRSCEVQSGKSAEVWCPGARMGQQQSVPEDLDQTPEVLSTTSDDILQREEGLLCAEIGSELQKQFAILPGGRGINGSPIIVFPEFPAFGELEEEEVQNVLSYLASVPSVAASGEGFILVIDRRLDRWAAVRATLLRIAGSFPGNLHLVLVLRPTTLLQRTLSDFLFKFNRDEFKMKVVMLSSVTELHAYIDPGQLTTELGGTQEYCHDSWISHRTAIEAFALMVKTTAQTLQAFGTELAETELPNDAEATTNLLHTHTLKKDKMKEDLQVALSQGGRLLECINEPLQTDPEYSMTYDELENLATVQRLLGQLDETEAAFDDFWERHRTKLEQCLQLRHFEHHFREVRAQLDVTSERLAGFSEVSVSPAHAEHVLRELSGHEDKACDALDRALSLAAEGDMLIENSHYAEDSIRPKCSELRGVCEEISSTLRSKKSLLLRAMELHNALEKASRWCEEGIFLLASQSVDRCQSQDGAEAALQELERYLDTASLHTLADRNAICCQYEATLTAQLRDQVERVFQKQSSVQEMFEKRRVSLKKLAAKQTRPVQPVAPRPEVKSPLSSPNQQRKERRYSADNAICKKVESPIHNGGTRHASLSEEEENLAVLRRHVMNELLETERAYVEELLCVLEGYAAEMDNPAMAHLIPSTLLSKKDVLFGNMSEIYQFHKRTFLKELEAYTDCPELVGRCFLERMKDLQIYEAYCQNKPRSESLWRQCSDCAFFQECQKKLEHKLGLDSYLLKPVQRITKYQLLLKELLKYSKGCDGCDDLQEALSSILGILKAVNDSMHLIAITGYEGNLSELGRLLMQGSFSVWTEHKKGHAKVKDLARFKPMQRHLFLHQKALLFCKRREENGEGYEKAPSYSFKHSLSMSAVGITENAKGDNKKFEIWCNSRDEVFIAQAPTPEIKTAWVNEIRKVLTQQLQACRDASQQKSSDPVSPSPTSNNTSISLSPFRSSSQKNQKKQEEKKVEASTISEVNSSSSPKHKDEPVTSPTTDRSSVAKKRFTLQGFSNLKSPKDTMPPGGSALSPEHGSKRHLVKSDPTPFGFKEPAPHVTLSRVKWMSTSSLLQSKRRGWNKASLSVDASEENDGYSSGEDPMNSDPEDDIVKKLAPGKYTVVTDCEKAGPQELSVKSGDMVQLIREGEDGQWFVKNLRTSKEGWVAAANLLSLISESKSSQSLSSSDGSVSGNLSTSSSCSETYTSYSDIKP; this is encoded by the exons ATGACATcctgcagagggaggagggtcTCCTGTGTGCAGAAATCGGCTCTGAACTCCAGAAACAGTTTGCCATCCTGCCAG GGGGCCGCGGGATAAACGGCAGCCCCATCATCGTCTTCCCAGAGTTCCCGGCTTTCGgcgagctggaggaggaggaggtccaAAATGTCCTCAGCTACCTCGCCAGCGTCCCCAG CGTCGCAGCATCAGGAGAGGGTTTCATCCTGGTCATCGACAGACGACTGGACCGATGGGCCGCCGTCAGGGCTACCCTGCTCCGCATCGCT ggCTCATTTCCAGGGAACTTACACTTGGTTCTGGTGTTGCGTCCCACGACTTTGCTCCAGCGGACTCTGTCAGACTTCCTGTTCAAGTTCAACAGGGATGAGTTCAAAATGAAG GTGGTGATGCTGAGTTCGGTGACTGAGCTCCATGCTTATATCGACCCAGGACAACTGACCACAGAGCTGGGAGGCACGCAGGAGTACTGCCATGACAGCTGGATTTCACACCGcact GCGATCGAGGCTTTCGCCCTCATGGTGAAGACCACGGCTCAGACCCTGCAGGCATTCGGCACTGAGCTCGCAGAGACAGAGTTACCTAACGATGCCGAGGCCACCACCaacctgctgcacacacacactctgaagaAGGACAAGATGAAG GAGGACCTACAGGTGGCGCTCTCTCAAGGGGGGCGCCTGTTGGAGTGTATCAACGAACCTCTACAGACGGACCCTGAATACAGCATGACTTACGATGAACTGGAAAACTTAGCTACTGTACAGAG acTCCTGGGTCAGCTTGACGAAACAGAGGCGGCGTTCGATGACTTCTGGGAACGTCACCGCACCAAGCTGGAACAGTGTTTACAGCTCCGCCATTTTGAACATCACTTCCGTGAA GTGCGCGCCCAGCTCGATGTGACATCGGAGCGATTGGCGGGTTTCTCTGAGGTCAGCGTGAGCCCCGCCCACGCTGAGCACGTCCTCCGAGAGCTCAGCGGCCATGAGGATAAGGCCTgc GACGCACTGGACCGTGCCCTATCCCTGGCTGCCGAAGGTGACATGTTGATAGAAAATTCCCACTATGCCGAGGACTCCATCAGGCCCAAGTGCAGCGAGCTGAGAGGAGTGTGCGAGGAGATCAGCTCAACCTTGAGGAGCAAGAAGAGCCTCCTGCTCAGGGCCATGGAGCTCCACAACGCTCTGGAGAAG GCGTCACGGTGGTGTGAGGAGGGCATCTTCCTGTTGGCCAGCCAGTCGGTGGACCGCTGTCAGTCTCAGGATGGAGCTGAAGCAGCTCTGCAAGAACTGGAGAGATACCTGGACACGGCGTCGCTGCACACCCTCGCCGACCGCAACGCCATCTGCTGCCAGTACGAGGCAACGCTCACAGCTCAGCTCAGG GACCAGGTAGAGAGAGTTTTCCAGAAGCAAAGCTCGGTCCAGGAGATGTTTGAGAAGAGACGCGTCAGCCTGAAGAAACTCGCCGCCAAACAGACCAGACCAGTACAGCCGGTAGCACCAAGACCGGAAGTGAAGTCTCCGCTCTCCTCTCCCA atcaacagaggaaagagagaagataCTCTGCAGATAATGCTATCTGCAAAAAG GTGGAGTCTCCCATACATAACGGTGGCACCAGACATGCTTCTCtctcagaagaagaagaaaacctgGCAGTGCTTAGGCG CCACGTTATGAATGAACTGCTGGAGACGGAGAGAGCATACGTGGAGGAGCTACTGTGTGTGCTGGAG GGCTATGCAGCTGAGATGGACAACCCTGCCATGGCTCACCTCATCCCCAGCACCCTGCTCAGCAAGAAGGACGTTCTGTTTGGCAACATGTCTGAAATCTATCAGTTTCATAAGAG GACATTTCTAAAGGAACTGGAAGCGTACACTGACTGCCCAGAACTGGTGGGCCGCTGCTTTTTAGAAAGG ATGAAGGACCTACAGATCTACGAGGCTTACTGCCAGAATAAACCTCGCTCTGAGAGCTTGTGGAGACAGTGCTCCGACTGTGCCTTCTTCCAG GAGTGCCAGAAGAAGCTGGAACATAAACTTGGTTTGGACTCCTACCTCCTTAAACCTGTCCAGCGAATCACCAAGTACCAGCTACTGCTTAAG gagtTGTTAAAGTACAGTAAGGGCTGCGACGGCTGTGATGACCTACAGGAAGCTCTCTCCTCAATCCTGGGGATCCTGAAAGCTGTTAACGACTCCATGCACCTCATCGCCATCACAGGATACGAG GGCAACCTGTCAGAGCTGGGCCGCCTGCTAATGCAGGGCTCCTTCAGCGTGTGGACGGAGCATAAAAAAGGTCACGCCAAGGTGAAGGACCTGGCCCGCTTTAAGCCCATGCAGAGGCACCTGTTCCTGCACCAGAAGGCCCTGCTCTTCTgcaagaggagggaggagaacgGGGAGGGCTACGAGAAAGCTCCGTCCTACAGCTTCAAACACTCCCTCAGT ATGAGTGCGGTGGGCATTACAGAGAACGCTAAAGGAGACAACAAGAAGTTTGAGATTTGGTGTAACTCGAGAGATGAAGTTTTTATCGCGCAG GCTCCGACACCAGAGATTAAAACGGCGTGGGTGAACGAGATCCGCAAAGTCCTGACCCAGCAGCTCCAAGCCTGCAGAG ATGCCAGTCAGCAGAAGAGCTCGGACCCTGTTTCGCCGAGTCCCACCAGCAACAACACCTCCATCTCCCTCAG TCCCTTTCGTAGCAGCAGTCAGAAAAACcagaagaagcaggaggagaagaaggtggAGGCGAGCACAATCTCTGAAGTCAACTCCTCGTCTTCGCCGAAACACAAAG ATGAACCGGTGACCAGTCCGACCACTGACAGGTCTTCAGTGGCTAAAAAGCGTTTTACTTTGCAGGGCTTCAGCAATCTCAAGAGTCCCAAAG ACACTATGCCCCCTGGTG GCTCGGCCCTGAGCCCCGAGCACGGCTCCAAACGCCACTTGGTCAAGAGTGACCCCACACCCTTTGGGTTCAAAG AGCCGGCTCCCCATGTCACTCTGAGCAGAGTCAAATGGATGAGCACCTCTAGTCTGTTACAGAGCAAGCGGCGAG GCTGGAACAAGGCGTCTCTCTCGGTGGATGCCTCAGAAGAGAATGATGGGTACTCCAGCGGCGAGGACCCCATGAACTCTGACCCCGAGGACGACATTGTAAAGAAGCTG GCTCCAGGAAAGTATACAGTGGTGACGGACTGTGAGAAGGCGGGACCTCAGGAGCTGTCTGTCAAGAGTGGAGACATGGTCCAGCTAAtcagagaaggagaggatggACAGTG GTTTGTGAAGAACCTTCGTACCAGTAAGGAGGGCTGGGTGGCAGCAGCAAACCTCCTCAGCCTCATCTCAGAGTCCAAATCATCCCAGTCACTCAGCAGCTCAG ATGGCAGCGTCTCCGGGAACCTCAGcacttcctccagctgcagTGAGACCTACACCAGTTACTCCGACATCAAACCCTGA